In a genomic window of Jeotgalibacillus aurantiacus:
- a CDS encoding Dps family protein, producing MSANPNLVKNVNKQIASWTVLYTKLHNFHWYVKGHQFFTLHEKFEELYNEAALHIDELAERLLALKGEPVATLKESLELSLVKEAKGNETADQMVEALYDDFETLMNDLKTGMELAQKDDDEMTSDMLLSIHQSLEKHAWMLRSFLGK from the coding sequence ATGAGTGCGAACCCTAACTTGGTGAAAAACGTGAACAAACAAATTGCAAGCTGGACAGTATTATATACGAAGCTGCACAATTTTCATTGGTATGTGAAAGGGCATCAGTTCTTCACATTACACGAAAAATTCGAAGAGCTTTACAATGAAGCGGCCCTTCATATTGATGAACTTGCCGAGCGTCTTCTGGCACTAAAAGGAGAGCCGGTTGCCACCCTGAAGGAATCTCTTGAACTGTCACTCGTAAAAGAAGCAAAAGGAAACGAGACAGCTGACCAGATGGTGGAGGCACTTTACGATGACTTTGAAACGCTTATGAATGATTTAAAAACAGGTATGGAGCTTGCACAGAAGGATGATGATGAAATGACCAGCGATATGCTGCTGTCCATTCACCAGAGTCTTGAGAAGCATGCCTGGATGTTAAGATCGTTTCTTGGTAAATAA
- a CDS encoding DUF6154 family protein: protein MKLVDEIFEMYKGKIRGTQEDFDIIAFTILEQLDYNELIDMVKELPEEELAYFIRLYIVESLKGRMEKYADDTSFYH from the coding sequence ATGAAACTCGTAGACGAGATTTTTGAAATGTATAAAGGAAAAATACGCGGCACTCAGGAGGACTTTGATATTATTGCTTTTACCATTCTTGAGCAGCTGGATTACAACGAGCTGATTGATATGGTCAAAGAGCTTCCGGAAGAGGAACTTGCTTATTTCATACGCCTTTACATAGTTGAATCATTAAAGGGCCGTATGGAAAAATATGCAGATGATACTTCTTTTTATCATTAA
- a CDS encoding hydrolase, protein MEQEKKTYYVSVARGEILRSGTDSPYEFVVYATDDEITELRMLFDRGEDASMEGFVRAQTPFVPYHDDEPNMKSDSLLIRIYRLIGEIGDEEARNHIKSMGLKEPTADHPYIGVGEEDLEEKRSE, encoded by the coding sequence ATGGAACAGGAGAAAAAAACGTATTATGTATCAGTTGCCAGAGGAGAAATACTGAGGAGCGGCACGGATTCACCTTATGAATTTGTCGTTTATGCAACGGATGATGAAATTACGGAACTCAGAATGCTGTTTGATCGTGGGGAGGATGCCTCAATGGAAGGATTCGTGAGAGCACAGACCCCATTTGTACCGTACCATGACGATGAACCGAATATGAAGTCTGACTCATTGTTGATCCGCATATACAGACTGATCGGGGAAATAGGAGATGAGGAAGCAAGAAACCATATCAAATCGATGGGTCTAAAAGAACCGACTGCCGATCATCCTTATATCGGTGTTGGGGAAGAGGATCTGGAAGAAAAGCGTTCGGAATAA
- a CDS encoding DUF6612 family protein, with protein sequence MKKWPIYAASASLALLLAACTESAEPTEGTEEASDMTLQEVFEKSIEASNDISSLKSTMNIDQTMTISGEDMTFDTTSSSDVEMTADPLAMYQVTTTSMSGEGAEEAMLPETEMESYITQDGFFMYDPASEQWMKLPKEMSDQFLQMSEQQSDPAAQIEALEPFMDDFSFEQNDSSYILTLNASGEKFSEFLIDQAGEMMPEMGMGMSVEELFETTTFEDVKYEIVISKDDYLMESLVLDMTMNMDMEGETMSIKQHLESEYTEYNTVDEITVPQEVLDSAVEMEM encoded by the coding sequence ATGAAAAAATGGCCAATCTATGCTGCGTCTGCTTCATTAGCTTTATTACTTGCAGCGTGTACCGAATCTGCCGAGCCTACAGAAGGCACAGAAGAAGCATCTGATATGACACTGCAGGAAGTATTTGAAAAATCCATTGAGGCTAGTAACGACATTTCGAGCCTCAAATCCACGATGAATATTGATCAGACCATGACAATCAGTGGAGAAGATATGACATTTGACACAACATCCAGCTCTGATGTGGAAATGACTGCTGATCCACTCGCGATGTATCAGGTCACAACAACAAGCATGTCCGGTGAAGGTGCTGAAGAAGCCATGCTGCCTGAAACTGAGATGGAGTCTTATATTACACAGGATGGGTTCTTTATGTATGATCCTGCCTCAGAACAATGGATGAAACTGCCTAAGGAAATGTCTGATCAATTTCTTCAAATGAGTGAGCAACAGTCAGATCCAGCCGCTCAAATAGAAGCACTTGAACCGTTCATGGACGATTTCTCATTTGAGCAAAACGACTCTTCCTATATTTTAACCCTCAATGCATCCGGAGAAAAGTTTAGTGAGTTTCTGATTGATCAGGCAGGAGAAATGATGCCTGAGATGGGCATGGGGATGTCTGTTGAAGAACTGTTTGAAACGACAACATTTGAGGATGTAAAATATGAAATCGTCATCTCAAAAGATGATTATCTGATGGAGTCTCTTGTGTTGGATATGACAATGAATATGGACATGGAAGGTGAAACGATGTCTATTAAACAGCACTTGGAGTCCGAGTACACAGAATATAACACAGTTGACGAAATTACTGTGCCGCAGGAAGTATTGGACAGTGCTGTAGAAATGGAAATGTAA
- the ytkD gene encoding RNA deprotection pyrophosphohydrolase gives MFRFLDYYQNNVDFSYDQNPFSSTPAHVWIVTRYKGKWVLTKHKKRGLEFPGGKVEPGENPEQAARREIREELGAEAGELHYIGQYKVHLDTPIIKNVFFTELQSFYDQDDFHETEGPVLTQDDLVEKQQDDAYSFIMKDDVLKHSLAFLNQLDKGRAKI, from the coding sequence ATGTTTCGATTTCTGGATTATTATCAAAACAATGTTGATTTTTCATATGATCAAAACCCGTTTTCCAGCACACCTGCACATGTCTGGATCGTGACGCGATACAAAGGTAAGTGGGTATTAACCAAACATAAAAAACGCGGCCTTGAGTTTCCTGGGGGTAAAGTGGAGCCGGGGGAAAATCCTGAACAGGCTGCACGAAGAGAGATCAGGGAAGAGCTTGGAGCAGAAGCAGGGGAATTACATTATATCGGACAATATAAAGTACATCTTGATACACCGATCATCAAAAATGTTTTTTTTACAGAGCTTCAGTCCTTTTATGATCAGGACGACTTTCATGAGACAGAAGGGCCGGTGCTGACACAAGATGATCTCGTTGAAAAGCAGCAAGACGATGCCTACAGCTTTATCATGAAGGATGATGTGCTGAAGCACTCGCTGGCTTTCCTGAATCAGCTTGATAAAGGGAGAGCTAAAATATGA
- a CDS encoding alpha/beta hydrolase family protein gives MNDGVELTRNPYPSPVASVKMHEVIYWSDGLRVKGLLAEPAEEGIYDAFLYLRGGIKGVGMVRPSRIAQFAQQGFVVFAPYYRGNRGGEGNEDFAGEDRHDVFSAAAYLRDHPSVNGRLHIFGFSRGGVMALQAAVELEHVTSLVTWGGVSDMELTYDERKDMRRMMKRVIGGSPKTQPESYKWRTPLYDAERIQCPVLIIHGVLDTNVTFEHALRLENRLKELGKHCETWYYEHFDHNFPPLENLGVVRKLTTWMKQQKGVNGHGDAS, from the coding sequence ATGAACGATGGTGTTGAATTAACCAGAAATCCCTATCCTTCACCGGTTGCCTCCGTCAAAATGCATGAAGTGATTTACTGGTCAGACGGCCTTCGGGTAAAAGGACTTTTAGCTGAGCCTGCAGAAGAAGGGATATATGATGCGTTTCTCTACTTGCGTGGAGGGATCAAGGGAGTAGGTATGGTCAGACCCTCAAGAATTGCCCAGTTTGCCCAGCAGGGTTTCGTTGTTTTTGCCCCTTATTACCGGGGAAACAGAGGGGGAGAAGGCAACGAGGATTTTGCCGGGGAAGACCGTCATGACGTATTCTCAGCAGCTGCCTATTTACGAGATCATCCATCTGTAAACGGGCGGCTGCATATCTTCGGATTCTCCCGCGGAGGCGTCATGGCGCTGCAGGCAGCCGTAGAACTCGAACATGTCACTTCTTTGGTCACTTGGGGCGGCGTATCAGATATGGAACTGACGTATGATGAAAGAAAAGACATGAGAAGAATGATGAAAAGAGTCATTGGCGGTTCTCCTAAAACTCAGCCCGAATCTTATAAATGGCGAACACCGCTCTACGATGCAGAGCGTATTCAATGTCCGGTTCTGATTATACATGGCGTATTAGATACAAATGTAACTTTCGAACACGCCTTGAGACTTGAAAATCGTCTGAAGGAACTCGGTAAACACTGCGAAACGTGGTATTATGAACACTTCGATCATAATTTTCCACCGCTTGAAAACCTGGGAGTAGTAAGGAAATTAACGACATGGATGAAACAGCAGAAAGGAGTGAACGGTCATGGGGATGCCTCTTGA
- a CDS encoding DUF2584 domain-containing protein encodes MGMPLEMNTMIVTKGKEVRQQENFFQLVKDGYRLYPMHVPLEVRKTIEGELKGTAEIHRLEWRDQATIISYELKTLQSSN; translated from the coding sequence ATGGGGATGCCTCTTGAAATGAACACAATGATTGTCACAAAAGGAAAAGAAGTGCGTCAGCAGGAAAACTTTTTTCAGCTGGTCAAGGACGGATACAGGCTTTATCCAATGCATGTGCCTCTTGAAGTGCGCAAAACAATTGAAGGTGAACTAAAAGGAACCGCAGAAATACACCGCCTCGAATGGCGCGACCAGGCAACGATTATTTCGTATGAACTTAAGACATTGCAGTCGAGTAACTAA
- the pckA gene encoding phosphoenolpyruvate carboxykinase (ATP) produces the protein MTTIRNSSDLQELLAGNNVHKNLSVPQLTEKVLMREEGTLTSTGAVRAETGTYTGRSPKDKFIVDEPSVRDQIDWGNVNQPISQESFERLYEKVLAHLSEKEELFVFEGFAGADLDSRLPIRVVNERAWHNLFAHQLFIRPKKDESWSSPTESPFTILSAPSLKADPAKDGTRSETFIVVSFEQRTILIGGTEYAGEMKKSIFSVMNYLLPQKDIMPMHCSANVGAEGDVALFFGLSGTGKTTLSADADRRLIGDDEHGWSDNGVFNIEGGCYAKCIQLSKEKEPQIYNAIRFGSVLENVVLDPDTKEPDYDDSSLTENTRAAYPLQAMDNIVDPSRAGHPNTIIFLTADAFGVLPPISKLTKEQAMYHFLSGYTSKLAGTERGITEPEATFSTCFGSPFLPLKPTVYAEMLGKKMEAHDVEVFLVNTGWTGGAYGTGSRMKLAYTRAMVRAALHGELRNAETTKNGLFGLETPLHVPGVPDDVLVPRFAWPSEEAYEAKAMELAQKFKENFKKFTTVDEKIAELGGPVI, from the coding sequence ATGACAACAATCCGGAATTCATCAGACCTTCAGGAACTTCTTGCAGGGAACAATGTTCATAAAAACTTATCTGTTCCTCAGCTGACTGAAAAAGTCCTTATGCGTGAAGAAGGAACATTAACCTCAACCGGAGCAGTCCGTGCCGAAACAGGTACATATACCGGCCGCTCACCTAAAGATAAATTCATCGTTGATGAGCCGTCTGTACGTGATCAGATTGACTGGGGCAATGTCAACCAGCCAATTTCACAGGAATCTTTCGAGCGTCTATATGAAAAGGTTCTTGCACATCTGTCAGAAAAAGAAGAGCTCTTCGTATTTGAAGGGTTTGCCGGTGCCGATCTTGATTCAAGATTACCAATCCGTGTCGTAAATGAGCGCGCGTGGCATAACCTGTTTGCCCATCAGCTCTTTATCCGCCCGAAAAAAGATGAGAGCTGGAGCAGCCCGACAGAGTCACCATTTACCATTTTGTCCGCTCCGTCTTTAAAAGCCGATCCGGCTAAAGACGGCACCCGTTCTGAAACATTTATCGTCGTTTCATTTGAGCAGCGTACCATCCTGATCGGCGGAACGGAATATGCCGGAGAAATGAAAAAGTCAATCTTCTCTGTCATGAACTACCTGCTTCCGCAAAAGGATATTATGCCGATGCACTGCTCAGCCAATGTTGGAGCTGAAGGTGATGTTGCCCTGTTCTTCGGACTTTCCGGTACAGGAAAAACAACGCTGTCGGCAGACGCTGACCGCCGCTTAATCGGGGACGATGAGCACGGCTGGTCTGATAACGGCGTGTTCAATATTGAAGGCGGCTGCTACGCAAAGTGCATCCAGCTTTCAAAGGAAAAAGAGCCACAGATTTATAACGCGATCCGCTTCGGATCCGTACTTGAAAACGTTGTGCTGGATCCTGATACGAAAGAACCTGATTACGATGATTCATCACTGACAGAAAATACGCGTGCCGCTTACCCGCTACAGGCAATGGATAATATCGTGGACCCAAGCAGAGCGGGACATCCAAATACGATCATTTTCCTGACAGCTGATGCGTTTGGCGTACTGCCTCCGATTTCGAAATTAACGAAAGAACAGGCGATGTATCATTTCCTAAGCGGATATACATCAAAGCTTGCCGGAACAGAGCGTGGCATCACTGAACCGGAAGCAACATTCTCAACCTGCTTCGGCTCACCGTTTCTGCCATTGAAACCAACCGTTTATGCTGAAATGCTAGGTAAGAAAATGGAAGCTCATGATGTAGAAGTGTTTCTCGTTAACACTGGCTGGACAGGTGGCGCCTACGGAACCGGATCCCGCATGAAACTTGCTTACACAAGAGCCATGGTCCGTGCAGCCCTTCACGGTGAACTGAGAAACGCTGAAACAACGAAAAACGGACTATTTGGTCTTGAAACACCGCTTCACGTTCCAGGTGTTCCGGATGATGTACTCGTTCCACGTTTTGCATGGCCGAGCGAGGAAGCTTATGAAGCAAAAGCAATGGAGCTTGCACAGAAATTCAAAGAAAACTTTAAGAAGTTTACGACCGTTGATGAAAAAATCGCTGAGCTTGGCGGTCCAGTTATTTAA
- the metK gene encoding methionine adenosyltransferase, producing the protein MSTKRHLFTSESVTEGHPDKICDQISDSILDAILKDDPNARVACETSVTTGLVLVAGEISTSTYVDIPKIVRETIREIGYTRAKYGFDAETCAVLTSIDEQSADIAAGVDRALEDRESNMTDAEIESIGAGDQGLMFGFACNETEELMPLPISLAHKLSRRLTEVRKEDVLPYLRPDGKTQVTVEYDENNQPVRIDTIVISTQHHPEVSLDRIQRNLKEHVIKPVVPAHLIDDNTKYFINPTGRFVIGGPQGDAGLTGRKIIVDTYGGYARHGGGAFSGKDATKVDRSGAYAARYVAKNIVAAGLADKCEVQLAYAIGVAQPVSISIDTFGTGTADEEKLIEVVRNNFDLRPAGIIKMLDLRRPIYKQTAAYGHFGRNDLDLPWERTDKADVLKAEVNA; encoded by the coding sequence ATGTCAACAAAACGTCATCTTTTTACATCCGAGTCCGTAACGGAGGGACATCCGGATAAAATTTGTGACCAGATTTCTGATTCAATTCTTGATGCCATTTTAAAGGATGATCCGAATGCCCGCGTGGCTTGTGAAACATCTGTAACGACGGGTCTTGTACTCGTAGCCGGAGAAATTTCAACATCTACTTATGTTGATATCCCGAAAATCGTGCGCGAAACGATTCGTGAAATCGGCTATACACGTGCAAAATACGGCTTTGACGCTGAAACATGTGCAGTACTGACATCAATCGATGAGCAGTCAGCTGACATTGCAGCAGGTGTTGACCGTGCCCTTGAAGATCGTGAAAGCAATATGACTGACGCTGAAATTGAATCAATCGGAGCGGGTGACCAGGGGCTGATGTTCGGCTTTGCCTGCAACGAAACAGAAGAGCTTATGCCTCTTCCAATCTCACTTGCACATAAACTATCCCGACGCCTGACAGAAGTACGTAAAGAAGACGTTCTTCCTTACCTTCGTCCGGACGGTAAAACACAGGTAACGGTTGAGTATGATGAAAATAACCAGCCTGTACGCATCGATACAATCGTTATTTCAACTCAGCACCACCCTGAAGTAAGCCTGGACCGTATCCAGCGCAATCTGAAGGAGCATGTCATCAAGCCGGTTGTGCCTGCACACCTGATCGATGACAATACAAAGTATTTCATCAACCCGACTGGCCGCTTCGTAATCGGAGGACCTCAGGGAGATGCAGGTCTTACAGGACGTAAGATCATCGTTGACACATACGGCGGTTATGCACGTCACGGCGGTGGCGCATTCTCTGGTAAGGATGCAACAAAGGTTGACCGCTCAGGTGCTTATGCAGCCCGTTACGTAGCGAAAAACATCGTAGCAGCAGGCCTTGCTGACAAATGTGAAGTACAGCTTGCCTACGCAATTGGCGTAGCACAGCCTGTATCTATTTCAATCGACACATTCGGAACAGGAACAGCAGATGAAGAAAAGCTGATCGAAGTCGTTCGCAACAACTTCGACCTTCGCCCGGCCGGCATCATCAAAATGCTTGACCTGCGCCGTCCAATCTACAAGCAGACAGCAGCATACGGACACTTCGGACGTAATGATCTTGACCTTCCATGGGAAAGAACAGACAAAGCTGACGTGCTTAAAGCGGAAGTAAACGCGTAA